CCACCTGGGAGTTTTCCACCGGGCATTATGAAGAAAAGCTGCTGAAAGAAAAGATCGGTTTTATTTACGATAGATTGAAAACCAACTTCGGGGCATCCTATTTCGTGGTAAACGAACGCCTGGAAAGACCGTTGGAGAAAATCCCCTGGCTCTTCTCGTTGCTGAGGGGAAGGGACTATGAGGCAGGCATCGAGGCATTACTGGAAATAGCCGAGCTGATCGAGTATATGAATGGGCTTGACGAAAGTATCCGTGCAACTTTTAGAGATTTGCGCAGCGATCCCCGGTGCCAACGTGATTTTTTCTTTGAGCTGTATGTTTTCCGAAAACTGGACCGGGCAGGGATTGTCAATGAAAAGAAAGTAATGCATGGGGTACAGGAGCTGGAGGGAACTTGCTTACTCGAAGGCAAGCCGTTTCTTTTTGAATGCCGCAAACTGTATGCGCCCCGCCTGGATGAAATGGATATAAAATGTCGCGTTTTTCAGGACCTGACGCTCGTTGGAGAACGATTGAAACATGCCTGCGGAATGATCTGCACCATTCATTTTAATAAACCCATACAAGGTCGCCACCGGGACAACTTTTCCAGTAAGATTAGACAATTTTTTACCGGGTTTAACCAATTGACCGCCATTCCAGACATACAATATATCCATAATGACAACCTGGGCACCTTTAAAGCCGTCAATTATGACAAAGCTGTTCTGGAAAAGATCGAGCAGGAACAAGACTATGAGATCCTGTACTACCTGGAACAGACCGACGAAATAGCCGAAAACGGCCTACCGCTCTTCAAAGGCAAGATCATCACCAATTTCCATTTATCAAAGGCCGAAGTGTATAAGAAATTCAAGCAGGTCTTGAAAGAAAAAAAGAAACAGCATAAGCGCACTGGTTTTGAACACCAGGTTATATTTCTTGACAGCGAATCTATCAACGAACTTTACTTTGGCTTGTTCGCCAACGATCGGGTCTATGACATAGAAGAGGTCAAACGAGTGTACAATGAACTGAAACTGGATTGTATTGTCTGTGTAATTCGCCGTGATTATCGAATGCCCAGGCCGGTCATTTGGGTAGATATATTACGTCCTGAAAGGCTGGCAGCGGAAGCCGCCCGGTTGAAAGTTGCTTTCGAATAGTAGGCAATGCTTGTAGCCAGATATTATCTAAAAGGATCGTCTCCAAACTGTACAAATTTTCAATATCCTACCAGGGACATTCCCATTTGTGACAAACTGGTTATAAATAATATATAAACAGTTTATAGACTTTACCGAAGTCTCTAAAGAGTGTATTAGTGGTATAGCAAAGAGTATACATTGATACGAGGTATGTAACGATCAACTATTTTTGCGCGTCTTTAAATTCATGTTCCACTATGACTGCTGAAAAAACAAATGCCCTTGCCCTGGTGATCGGCGTCAACGACTACCAGCATACCACCAAACTGAAAGCAGCGGTGAAAGATGCTACCGATGTGGCAGATAAACTGATGTCTTTGGGATTTACCGTAATGCGCTGCTTTGAGCCTACCAACCAGGCCCTACAAAATGCCATCATGCAATTTGGGGGCGACCTGCCCAACTATACCTACGGTCTATTCTATTTTGCGGGCCATGCCATGCAGCTCGATGACGGGCACAATTACCTGATGGGCGTCGATACCCATGTAGCACGCCCCCCGGATGTACAGTCTACCGCCATTAAGCTGGCAGCGCTGCTGAATTATTTGCAGTGGGCCAAGAACGAAGTCAACATCGTGATCCTGGATGCCTGTAGAGATAATCCCTTTCCCTCCTGGGCGAGAACCAGCCAGGAAAGAGGGTTGGCGGCAGTCAATGCGCCCAAAGGCACCCTGATCGCCTTTTCCACCTCTCCCGGTGAAAGAGCCAGCGATATAGGTCCCCACGGGAACGGTTTGTATACCTCATGCCTGTTAAAACACATCGGGGACCAGAACATTCCGGTGGAGGAGTTCTTTAAAAGGGTACGGACATCATTGTACGTCCTCTCCAAAGGAACACAAACGAGTTGGGAGCATACTTCCCTGATCGGGCAGTTCTTCTTTAATTCCGGGAAATTGATCCATGCCGGTACGCTGCCGTATGCTGCAGATATGATCGCAGACGGCCAATACCAGCCGGACGATTCGGAATTTGGCCAGATCATCACCCAATTGAAGTCCTATAACTTTGATACCCAGAATATTGGCGTCAGGAGCTTTGCCCATATGCCTCCGGCGACCTTTTCAGACGATGAACAGTTTCTCTTTGGCCGGAATTTGCTCCAGACCGCCTGTGGAGGCTCTTACCCTGCCAAAGACAAATTTGAAAAGCTGGGGCCCTGGTTAAAAAATTATACCAACAACGGGCAGAATCATATGCTCAACGGGATGCTCTTTGAGATCTACTTTAATTCGAAAGGACAGTTCCGCCAGGAGAATTTTAAGATCGGTTTTATTACCGAAATCTTTGCGCTCCGGAGCGATCCAGCGTTCGGGGATGCGTTCACCTTCATTGTGGACCAGCTTCAGCCTTTCCGGGATTATCTCTACTATCTGCCATCAGTACCTATAAAGACATTGGCAGTGGAACTTTCCTTTGACCCGGAGGAGGTGGAGTTCTTTGGCAGCAGTAGATCCACGCATCACAGA
This sequence is a window from Dinghuibacter silviterrae. Protein-coding genes within it:
- a CDS encoding caspase family protein, with product MTAEKTNALALVIGVNDYQHTTKLKAAVKDATDVADKLMSLGFTVMRCFEPTNQALQNAIMQFGGDLPNYTYGLFYFAGHAMQLDDGHNYLMGVDTHVARPPDVQSTAIKLAALLNYLQWAKNEVNIVILDACRDNPFPSWARTSQERGLAAVNAPKGTLIAFSTSPGERASDIGPHGNGLYTSCLLKHIGDQNIPVEEFFKRVRTSLYVLSKGTQTSWEHTSLIGQFFFNSGKLIHAGTLPYAADMIADGQYQPDDSEFGQIITQLKSYNFDTQNIGVRSFAHMPPATFSDDEQFLFGRNLLQTACGGSYPAKDKFEKLGPWLKNYTNNGQNHMLNGMLFEIYFNSKGQFRQENFKIGFITEIFALRSDPAFGDAFTFIVDQLQPFRDYLYYLPSVPIKTLAVELSFDPEEVEFFGSSRSTHHRLTSVRMEGMELLEFKTIGKLDGVLERKQSFLDTLEAKFCVPASLLRLTSNPDLDEIKTIVMPYPLTLKKPR